Genomic DNA from Roseburia intestinalis L1-82:
CAAAACCGTAATGATTCCAAGTACTAACGACGCAATACCAAAGCCTTCACTTTCTGACTTATTACTTCCATACCTGCCAGCCGGTTGTCCGTAATTATATTCTGTACTTCCGTTTGACTGTCCATAGTTATAACCTGCACTGTCATTTGACTGTCCGTAATTATAATTTGTATTGCCGTTTCCATATGACGTATTTGTATAATACGGATTGTCTGTCATAGTCTTTTCTGAATTTACACGCTCTTCATTTCCGGTCACAGTCTTCTCTAAATTTACACCTGCTGTACCATCAGTCGTACTTTTCTCCAGGCTGACAGGATTTCCCTGATTTACATTCGGCTCATCATTTCCATAATTCCAGTTATTTTCTTCACTCATACTCTCACTACCTCTTAATTAAATCCGACCACTTTCTGTGACAGTCGATATGCCGCAACCGAAATCTTTCTGCCTCCCTTGCCCGGCAGATTCATTGCATTTCCCATAATTCCGGCGCGCAGATGATGGAATAAACGGATGTCGTGATCCTTAATATATTTCCATAGTTCACGTTTTTTCAGAAGATTTTCCTCAGTGCCGGAGCGGATCAACATAATCGTGGAAATGACCGTGATGATTTCCAGATAATTAAACATGTAATGACGCAGTTTTCGGTTTGGAATCTTCCAGAGATCAAATTCATCTACCATAATCTTATTTACATTGATCTGCTGGTCGATACGGCTGATCATCACTTTCTCATTGACCGACTGATCTTCCCTGCCAATAAAGTAACGGTAAAAATCTACATCCATATAATACAGTGTTTTTACACTTGGTAATGGTTTGTACACATAAATATTATCCACATAAAATGTATGTTTCGGCAGCTCTAATCCACATTCACGCAGCAGTTTTGTACGATAAATCACAGAATGCATCAAAATGTACTGACCCTTTCTGAAACGTGACACATCATTCCAGGTAAAAATCTGATTTTGGGGCAGGTTCGTGTAGTGCATCACTTTTTTATGATGCGCACCTTCTTTTTCATATACATAATTGGCAATAAACATATCCAGGGTCTGATTGCCGCCGGTCAGCTCACGAAGTTTATCTAAAATCTTCTTATAAGCCTCCTCATCTACCCAGTCATCGCTGTCTACCACTTTAAAATAAAGTCCTGTCGCATTGCGGATTCCAGCATTGACAGCCTCTCCGTGTCCTCCATTTACCTGATGGATTGCACGGATGATTCCCGGATATTTCTTCTCATAGGCATCTGCTATGTCACCGGTGCTATCTTTTGACCCATCATCAATGATCAGGATCTCAACATCATCGCCACCCGGCAGCAGGGATTTGATACAGTTTTCCATGTAATCCTGTGAATTGTAACACGGGATCGCAAATGTCAGTAATTTCATATATGAATCCTCCGATTATCTTTTTGTATTTTCTGCCATGATCGCATCAGCAAGTTCCATCGCTTTTTTCGTCATCGCATCGATATTATAGTATTTGTATTCTGCCAGTCGTCCGAGCAGATAAAAATGTGGCAGTCCACCTGCAAGCGCATGATATTTTTCATAGAGTTCCTGGTTCTTTGGCTCTAATATCGCATAGTAAGGAATTTCTCCCTCCGCTCCTGTGTAGGCAAACGGATACTCTTTCACGATTGTGGTTCCGTCCGTGTTCTTTTGTCCGGTCAGATACTTAAACTCTGTGATTCTTGTAAAATCCTCACTGACCGTGTAATTGACCACGCTGTGTCCCTGATAAGATTCTTTCTCATAATGTTCAAAGTCAAATCTTAAGGAACGATATGGAAGCCTTCCAAACTGACAGTCAAACAACTCATCCAGTGCGCCCGTATAGATAACCTCTCCGTCAAACGGTGTTCCATCAAAATAAATCTGATTTTCTTCAAAACGCAATCTCTCTTTACAGTCAACACCTGTCTCAACCGTGATGTTCTCATGGTCTAACATGCGCTCAAACATCGGTGTGAAACCTTCCTTCGGCACTCCCTGATATTTGTCCTGAAAATAGCGGTTGTCATAAGAAACCAGCACCGGCACACGGCCTGTCACTTCCGGGCTGATATCCTCCGGTTTTTGTCCCCACTGCTTCATGGTATATTTTAAAAATACATTTTCGTACACAAACTGTGCGATCTCGCGGATGTCCGGATCTTCATTTTCCCGCAGTTTCATGATCGGCACGCGGCTTCCCTCTCCGTATGCAGCAATCAGTTTCTGCTCTAATGCATCTGCTTTTTCCTTTTCATATACCATATGAAGCGTATTTAAATTAAACGGAACCGGGATCAGACGATCCCCGACCTTTGCTACCACCTCATGTCCGAATGCATACCAGTCCGTAAATCTTGAGAGATACTGATATACTTCTTCTATTCCTGTATGAAAAATATGTGGTCCATAATTATGTATTAATATTCCATGTTCATCCGGCTCATCATAGCAGTTACCTCCGATATGACTGCGTCTCTCTAAAACCAGTACTTTCTTTCCTGCTTCCTCTGCAAGCTTTCTCGCACTGACAGCACCCGCAATTCCTGCGCCGATCACGATACAATCGTACATGTAATCCTCCTTGTTTTCCACTTTGTTTTACCATAGCCATTCTATTATACACATTTTCCTACCGCAAACCAATCAAATTTTTCTTTAGATATTCTTAATTTCTGCCAAAGTATGTAGTTGTTCATATTTTATTTACATAATTCTCACAAACAGGGCATACGGCGGTCACAATTCCCCGATATACTAAATTCAAAGTTAAGGCAACAAGTTAAAATTTTTCATAGAACTTTTTTTCATACCTGATGTAAGTCAGGTAGCCTTGCTTATCCGATAAGCAAGGTTCCTCCCAGCAAATAGTGAATTACTTCACTTTTCATACACACTCTTTTTCATAATGAATAGCCGGTGCTGTTGCACCGGCTCCCTCTTTTTATAAATATTTTCTTTTAAGCTTTCTTTTCATTTCCAAGAAGAATGTTCATATATTTCGCATACGCAGCAAAAGCGGACGGAATAGCATATTTTTCTTTTGCATCTTCTGCTTCCACAAATAATAATCCATCTGCACGATTTTTTTCACACTGCACCTGTGGATGCATTTCCGGCTCCTCTACACGGACTGCATAACCTGTCATGTGCCATTCGATATGGGAAAAAATATGTTTCGCCTCACCTAACGGCTGAATACGGATCGGTGCATACCCCATCTCTTTTACCATGGAAAGTACTTCCTCCTGTCCCATATTTCCTTCCACATTCGGAAGCTCATACAGTCCTGCCAAAAGTCCCTTTGCCGGTCTTTTCCGGATTGCAACCTTCTCATCATCCCTTAAAATCAGAACCGTTTTTTTCTCGATCTTTCGCGGTTTTGCCTTGCTCTTGACTGGTATCTGTCCGATCAGTTCCTGTTTTTTTGCCTCACAAAAATCCTTCCATGGACATTCGGTACAAAGCGGTGCACCGTTTGGCACACAGATCGTTGCTCCAAGTTCCATGAGTGCCTGGTTAAACGCACCGGCAAGATTCTGATGATATACCTTTGCCCTCAGATCATCTGCATCCTCCATCCATGGAAATACATTTTTTTCATTTCTGCCGTCTGCCCCATGCATCAATTTTTCTAATAATTTTTCCATCTCATTACGGAATGACTGTTTCATGATATCCGTATCATCCGCAGAAACGCGCGTTAAAACACGGAGCACATTTCCATCGACCGCCGGAACCGGGATTCCGTATGCGATAGATGCGACCGCTCCCGCTGTATAATGGCCGATCCCCTTTAGTTTCAACAGTTTCTCATAATCTGCCGGAAGTTGTCCACCATAATTTTCCACAACTTCCACAGCCGCTTTTTGCATGTTCCTGACACGGTTATAATAACCTAACCCCTCCCAAAGCTTTAAAAGTTCATCCTCCGGACACACTGCAAGTGCCTTTGCATCCGGCAGTGCCGTGGTAAACCGCTCAAAATACGGCTTTACCGCCTCCACTCTCGTCTGCTGGAGCATGATCTCCGAAACCCACACCCGGTATGGAGTCGGTTTCTCTCGCCATGGCAATACACGGGCATGATTTAAAAACCATTGCAATAATGGGGATACCAGTTGCTTTAAGTCGTAATCTTTTAACATGTATGTCTCAAACTTTCTTTGTTATATAGCA
This window encodes:
- a CDS encoding DUF4190 domain-containing protein, whose translation is MSEENNWNYGNDEPNVNQGNPVSLEKSTTDGTAGVNLEKTVTGNEERVNSEKTMTDNPYYTNTSYGNGNTNYNYGQSNDSAGYNYGQSNGSTEYNYGQPAGRYGSNKSESEGFGIASLVLGIITVLLFCTCISWITGILAIIFGIIQLVKGNKKGMAIVGLITGGIGFAASIILYILIFFTGLGSYSSYNDIYDHIYDDIYDDIEDSMDDGTI
- a CDS encoding glycosyltransferase family 2 protein; its protein translation is MKLLTFAIPCYNSQDYMENCIKSLLPGGDDVEILIIDDGSKDSTGDIADAYEKKYPGIIRAIHQVNGGHGEAVNAGIRNATGLYFKVVDSDDWVDEEAYKKILDKLRELTGGNQTLDMFIANYVYEKEGAHHKKVMHYTNLPQNQIFTWNDVSRFRKGQYILMHSVIYRTKLLRECGLELPKHTFYVDNIYVYKPLPSVKTLYYMDVDFYRYFIGREDQSVNEKVMISRIDQQINVNKIMVDEFDLWKIPNRKLRHYMFNYLEIITVISTIMLIRSGTEENLLKKRELWKYIKDHDIRLFHHLRAGIMGNAMNLPGKGGRKISVAAYRLSQKVVGFN
- the glf gene encoding UDP-galactopyranose mutase; translation: MYDCIVIGAGIAGAVSARKLAEEAGKKVLVLERRSHIGGNCYDEPDEHGILIHNYGPHIFHTGIEEVYQYLSRFTDWYAFGHEVVAKVGDRLIPVPFNLNTLHMVYEKEKADALEQKLIAAYGEGSRVPIMKLRENEDPDIREIAQFVYENVFLKYTMKQWGQKPEDISPEVTGRVPVLVSYDNRYFQDKYQGVPKEGFTPMFERMLDHENITVETGVDCKERLRFEENQIYFDGTPFDGEVIYTGALDELFDCQFGRLPYRSLRFDFEHYEKESYQGHSVVNYTVSEDFTRITEFKYLTGQKNTDGTTIVKEYPFAYTGAEGEIPYYAILEPKNQELYEKYHALAGGLPHFYLLGRLAEYKYYNIDAMTKKAMELADAIMAENTKR
- a CDS encoding A/G-specific adenine glycosylase, which produces MLKDYDLKQLVSPLLQWFLNHARVLPWREKPTPYRVWVSEIMLQQTRVEAVKPYFERFTTALPDAKALAVCPEDELLKLWEGLGYYNRVRNMQKAAVEVVENYGGQLPADYEKLLKLKGIGHYTAGAVASIAYGIPVPAVDGNVLRVLTRVSADDTDIMKQSFRNEMEKLLEKLMHGADGRNEKNVFPWMEDADDLRAKVYHQNLAGAFNQALMELGATICVPNGAPLCTECPWKDFCEAKKQELIGQIPVKSKAKPRKIEKKTVLILRDDEKVAIRKRPAKGLLAGLYELPNVEGNMGQEEVLSMVKEMGYAPIRIQPLGEAKHIFSHIEWHMTGYAVRVEEPEMHPQVQCEKNRADGLLFVEAEDAKEKYAIPSAFAAYAKYMNILLGNEKKA